In Mesoplodon densirostris isolate mMesDen1 chromosome 15, mMesDen1 primary haplotype, whole genome shotgun sequence, the DNA window GTGCCTAGGTTTTCATCTATTTCTTGGATTATATGGGTTTATATAGTACTTATCCTTCCCCAGATTATATCTAAATCCCTTTTAAATAGGTACTCTAGTCTCAACAGAGTAACATTCTTTTCAGTCTTTGAAAGATGCATTCCAGCATCTATCAATACCCTTATGTGACTGTAAGTCATAGCCCAGAAAAATCTAATCTGGTTCTTGACAACACCTAGGTACTCAggttttattctcttcttttctcttctgaaGCCTCAATCCTCAGCAAGAAGAAGAGATGAAAATACCACCTACATTGTTAAGTCCTGCAGTTCCTACCTAGGACATCTAAGTCAATGGACATACATGTGATACTTCTTTTTTGTGATAAAGTTTAGTCCCACATGGCATGCCTGTCTTTTGGCAAAGTCTTATGTAATAACTTTGCCTTTACTTCCACTGGTGAAAAATTTACACAATACTCACAATGAGAGGTCATAGAAGCTTAACTTGGCTAACAAAAAATGGgaacaaattaatatttattatatgtcttTTTCTTGCCGATGCATTCTTTTTAGGCTCCTTTTCGTAAAACTTTACATATGTTTAGATAATTTTCTATGTCAAGTCCAAATAGTATGGTCTACTTTACATTTTTTATGGCAGAGAGTATCAGAAAGGAAGTGGGCACATAAAATTTTATGACAAAtagtataataaagaaaaaatagtaacaatGGTGAAAATGTTGAATAGATTAGTGTACTGTTAAGGcacaaagaaaaatgtacaacTGAATCTTAATATCTGGTCAATTAAGGACACTGCTACAAGTTACTAATCAGATTTAATAAGGAGGTACTCTTTTGCATGGAGTCATTTTTAACCCTCAGTAGCAGGTGCTTAAAAAACACTATtctaagaattaaaattaaaaagtactttaaagtactttatatatcattttatgtAAGTGAAGCATATAGTTAAGCTTTATAAATTATCATTAAGATTTTAGGTATAATTGAAGACTTGACCATCCCTTAAAGATAAATTTTCCTAATCAACTCTAACTAAATTAACAGATAAAGACTAATCATATGtcctccttcatttttaaaatatttcacctcAAATGGTGTTATAATATAGAGCAATTTAGAAATATCAGAAAATCTAAACCATGAACAGATAAGAAGAAACAGGCATTTGTCTCTCCATAAACAATCTACTATGACACAAAAGCTAGATTTTGCTTGATTTTAAATGCACACATACCaccacagtcacacacacacacacacacacacacacacattcattttaAACACCTTTTATATACTATTTAAATTAAACCTGAATATAAAAACTCTTCTATATATGTTAAGcataacaagaaaaaagagaggaataattttctgcataaactttttcagaattcttgttcaaaagcatttaaaaataaaacatttgggGGAGatttggggaaatctgaatatagACTTATAGATGATAGTAtggatttctttaatttctttagctGATTTCAATAATTGCCTGAGCTAATGATATTGTGGTTAAATAGGAAAATGCCCTTTTTCTTAGGAGATATGTTATCTACAACTTACTTTCATGTAGCTCAGGTTAATTAAAAAGGttgcaaagagagagaaaaatgttcaTATCTGATAAACTTGTGACATGGATACACggacacatacatatgttcactGTGTTATTCCTTTAACTTTTCTATAAGTTTAAACATTTTTGAGATAAAAAGTtggaagaagggcttccctggtggcacagtggttgagagtctgcctgccgatgcaggggacacgggttcgtgccccggtctgggaagatcccacatgccgcggagcggctgggcccgtgagccatggccgctgaccctgcgcgtccggagcctgtgctccgcaatgggagaggccacaacagtgagaggcccgtgtaccgccaaaaaaaaaaaaaaaaaaaagttggaaaaagtAATTCATTTCATATGATTACAACTAGAAATATTTGTTTCAAAAGAAATGATTTGATCCAACACATGAGTCATGAACCATTATCAAAACAACATTCTTCCAGTTTGAAAGGATTTCGTTTATTTAGATGAGAGAAAGGTGCGGATTTACttgaggaggagagaagggaaggcagcTTCAAAGTTTGGGAGTTTGCCTGTCACACAGATGCACATTTCAGGAGGATGGGCTCTGCGTTGTCTTCTCAGCTTTCCCCTACCAGCTGAGTGATAGCTATctgcagggagatgcaggggGACCTTGGAGAGGGTGTGAGTGCAGAGACAAGATAAGGAAAAGGCAGTGACCCCAGACTGAAGGGAGATAGGTCTCCCTGGGGTTTTCATTTGGATGGATCTCCAGATAGGGGcaggcagggaaggggagagagctaTTAGAAACCAGGTGATAAAGCataaagaaattataataaaatgagcCATCCTCTGCTCAGCTTCAAGGAATGATGACTTACAAAACTATTTCACTGTAAATGAACTTGTTTTTCAGGCTCATTACGGGAAAAAAGACATGAAACGACTCTTCAactaagaaaaaaaccaaaacatgttcACTTTGAAACCCAAACCCAGAGAGCAAAGACTTGGGGAGAGTGCCTTTAAAACGAATGTTGACCGtgtggtgcttaataaatgtaggGGCTTTGAAAAAATCCTGTTGTGAGAAACATCTTCCTCACTACCCAGAAGACAAAGAGAAACAGTGAGTGTTGACAACACGGTATTAAAAAGCCACCCCTACCCAATTTGTTAtccacaaatatacatatatattctttttaatttactcTAAGCCACAGTGTTGGCTCATAGCATCTTACTTTTATGTCATTATCTCTCTGCCATACACACAAGTCATAGCTGGGGATTTCAACTCGCAGTGAAGCTACACTGAGATTCCAGATCTCAGGTAGTGCTGGCATGAGTGCAGGTCTCTTCAGTCATAGAGAAGACAATATCCTAGGGAGTCTGGAATTAGTCCTATTTTGCACCATTCAAGCCAAAATGCTGCTTATCAAGAGGCAAGTAATTGCTAGCTATTGGCTATGGGGAAAAAACACCACTGCATTTTGATCCAAGCATCTCTCGGCACCTGACAATAAATAAAGCTGAGCAAAGTGTAAACGTAAAGTGGAGACAGATTCTCGAGGAGGTTAAAGAGCAAACATTAAAAAGGCGAGTTTACCTCATCCGACTGGGAGGGGCTGATTCTGGGCATGGGCGATACTTGCGGCGTTTTCAACTGTGTGCTGTTGCCGTCTGGCACCAGCTCTCGGTGGACCGTTTGGATGTGGTTCTGGAGTTCACTTTCAGACTCAAACTTAACGTTGCAGCTGGAACAGCGCGTCTTCAGCGCCCCGGCCTTGCCCTTACCCTCCATGGCACTCAGGTTCTCATTCTGGCCCAGGCCTGGTCTACTCGTGCCGGGAGGGATGCTGATGCCCGGGCTGCCGCTCTTACTGAGATTCACGCAGCCGGCACACAGACCATATGGCAGGCCGTTGATGTCAAGTTTCACCAGATCTTGCTTGGAACGGAATTCCTTGAGGCAGGACGCGCACTTGTACAGTTTGGGGACGTGCTGGCCACGCCCCGTGGTCTGGACCGCAGACCCGTTGCCTGTCTTTTGCATGTGGAACGTCCCGTGGATTTTGAGTTCTAAGGTGGAGGTCACCGTCTGCATGCAGACCACACAGCGAAATCCCGTCAGGGAATTCCTCAGGTCGGGGTGCATCTGGCAATGCTCTAGAAACTCCTCTTCGCTCTGCAGCGGCATCTTGCAGATGCGGCAGTTTCCGGTATCGAGGCTCTTACTGTGCGTGACTTTGTGTTCGGTCAGagtcaagagggaggggaagcgCTCCCCACAGATGGGGCACATGTAGTGTTTGACGGGGCCCAGGTGGGTCTGCATGTGTTCCCGGAGGCCGTTTTCCGAGAAGAAGGTTCGAGAGCACACGTTGCACTTGTAGTTGCCTTTGATGAGCTCGGCTTTCTTCTTCACGATGGCACTCTCCCCAGGCCGGATGTTGTGGTCCCGCAGCTGGTGGTTCTGCAGCAGGGTCTCCATGGTGTAGGCCGCCCCGCAGATGTCGCAGCCGTACATGGGCTCCGAGGTGTCCACGTCCTCCTCGCTCCCGTCGTGGCTGTTGTGCGACTCCTGGCTGTTGGTCAGCAGGGTCTGCAGCTCCACCTCCTCCTTCTGTGCCTGCTCCGAGGCCCCGTTGGCGCCGCAGTTGGGCGTCTTGGCGTCGAACACGCAGTGCTTCTCCCGCAGGTGCTTCTCCAGCAGGATAATGGCGTGGAAGGCTTTGCTGCAGAACTTGCAGTTGTACTTCTTGCTGTGGGTGGTGATGTGGCACTGCAGCTCCACCTCGGTGCCGAAGGACTCGCCGCAGAAGATGCACTTGTGCACTTTGCCCTGGTTCTCCAGGTGGTTGTGCTTCACGTGCAGCTGCAGGTCTGTCTCGTTGCGGAAGTCCCAGTTGCAGGACGTGCAGCGGTAGACCTTCTTCTCGTTACTGTGCTTCACGGCCAAGTGGAGCTGAATGGAGACCTTCGAGTCGAAAACCTCTTGACACAGGGTGCAGCGGAAGAAGACGAAGGTGTGCATGTCCAGCAGGTGTTTCTGAAGGTCGTCCACCGACGTGAACTGCTTGTCACAACTCTCGCAGATGTAGTACGTGGAGGTGATCATAAAATGAATGGTGACGTGCTTCAGCAGGGATTCTTGGTTGGGGAACTCCTTGTTGCACTGAGGACAGGTCAGTTTCGGAAGCACGGTGTCGAGATGAGTTTTCAGGTGAGTCTGAAAGCCGTCCAGGGACGTGTACTTAGCACCACACTGATTACAGATATACTCTCCCACCGGCCGCGCAGGCGCACCTCCGACGGCCTGCATCATCTTAAGAGATGTCTGCTCTATGGCCACAGGAGAGAGGGGGCTCAAGGCCCTGGATTTCTTCCCGTTGTGAATATAATTCAGGGCCAAGGGAATGTTTTTATGATTCTCTTTGATGTGCTTGTTCAGTTTAAGAACGCTGTTGAATATTGGAGAATTCGTACAATAGGAACAAGAATAGACTTCTACGACTGGTTCTTTTGGAGTCCCGAGCACTGGAGACCCAAATCGGGAGCCACTGAGGTCGCAGTGGACCTGCCTTATATGCTCTTCGAGGGAAGAGTCAGTGAGGAACCCCATGTAGCAATGGGGACAGAAAAAAGCGTTGCTGTCCTTAGCCGCAGGGTTGGCAAATCCGTGAGAACATCGGATGTGTTCCTGAAGGGTGTTGAGGTCATTGACAACTTCGGAGCAGAAGTTGCACTGGTAGACTATGGCAGGCATGGCAGAAACGATCAGACCTGGGTCCTGAGCTTCGTGCACTTGCTTAAGGTGTTCATTGAGGTTATAGAGGGAGGGCAGTACCTCCAAGCAATACTGACAAATGTGGGCCTGCTCTGGCTTATCTAAATGCATAGTTTTCAGGTGAATCTGCAGAACCGCCAGACTCGAAAACAACTGCTTGTTGCAGTAAATACAGCTGTAGGTGACTTTTGCCTGTTTACTTGAGGGGACGGTCATGTCCGGGGTTTGCTGAGAGGCCCGCTTCCTCCCTCGACTCTTGGGGATTGGCGGGGCGGCTTCCACCATGGTCGAGCTGTCCACTGAGAGGTTGGAGTCCGGAGTTGTGCTGGACACGGAGGTGTAGCCCACCGTGACCAGGGAAGGGCTGTTGCTGTGGTTGCATGACTCCGGTTGCTGGTGACTGTCCATGTGGCTGTACAGTTCCTCGACGGTGTGGAAGCTCTCAGAGCAGATGGTGCAGGAGTTCTTCTTCTCCCCGCCGTGCATCTGCTCCATGTGGTTCATCAGGGAGGTCTCCTCCACAAAGAGCTCGTGGCAGTAGACACACTGGAGGGCCGCCCGGTCCTCGTTCGGGGAGCACTCAGGGTGGCACTCTGCAATGTGCTTCTGGAGGTCTTCCGGGAAGTCAAAGCCTTCCTCGCACTGACTGCACTTCTGAGTGTCCTTCATCTTCCAGTCCTCCATCCTGGAACCGGACTGGGAGCCGTCCTTGTTCCTTTCGTGAACCTGCATGTGTCCGTGTAAGGAACTAGAGGACAGGAACCCACGGCGACAAATGGCACATTTATATGGCTTGTTGGACGTGTGAGTCTTTAAGTGGATCTTCAGGTGATCACTTCTGGAGAACGCGGCATCGCATTCGCTGCAGTGGTACTTCTTGTCCCCGGTGTGGAGTTTGATGTGGCGATCTCGGCTCCGCTTGTGTTTGAACAGCCTACTGCAGTAAGTGCATTTGAAAGGCAGCTTGTCGCTGTGACTCTGCTCATGGTGCTTTAGGTAGCTGAGACGGCTGAACGACTTGTCACAGAATTGGCATGGATAAGGGAGTCCAGGGCCACCTTCTTCCTCTCCAAAATCGCAACCTTCTCCGTGGCTGGGGGAAGTCTGGTCCTTGCTCGAGGGTGAGGAAGCTGGCCAGGAGCAAGTGGGGTCATCTTCCACATCCACTCCATCTGCAACAAAGAGCATCGGAACATTTCATTTTCCGTGTTGAGAGTTCAAGAGTGAGTTTACTGTACCACTGTGAGCGTACTGTACACAGGGTGGGACCAACGAGAacctttcaggaaaaaaaaaaaaaaaaaaggagagaatattTGAGCGGAACACTTTCAAATCTGAGCCCCAAGCTTTTATTCTACATTTACTTTTCACTgaattgtaaaatataaaaagatattaaatAGTTCTGTGCCTAAATTacccttttattactttttatcatTCTTCTTTAGAAGCAAGGTATGTATTATGCATtgacaattttattaaaatgcagattttaatatatttaatgtttcttttgTGTTCATTCTAAAATGATTTGCATATTATGTGAGCATCTGAAGGACCAAATGAAAAGAGGAAATATTACAGGAATGATTTAAAATTAATGCAGTCAACCCATATgtctaatatttaataaaatattccctctgaattttgcttgtttttatataaaAAGGCAATTCTGAAGACCAAAATCTTTTATGGGGTTCTTATTGATACAGACCTTATTGCATGcagcaaaaaaatattaaaaagtaagcacatgaaagaagacagaaaacacaATAATAATTATGTCTTGTGTAATAAAAGACCACCAGGATTTCTTCAATAACTGTAAGATTCGAATAGCATAGGCCAGAAAATGGATTATTAGATGTTAGAAGGGTACTGCTAGATATTACATGTAGCTAGGATCAGCCaggatcaagaaaaaaatgagtttcaCAAGGGCCAGATTGTAATAGTGTATTTTGTTTGGAAAGTTCAAGAGGTGGCCCACCATTTCTTCCTTTTGCAAAAAGCTTCAGCAGCATGAACTTCCTTAGCCAAACAGGACCTGCACTTTGAGGTGAGCAGAGACAAAGCAACttgtgaaaaactggaaacaggaaaagtgataaatgaTTATGCTAAATGCTGAAAGATTTATGGGTAACAAAGAGAAGACAAACAAGCCTGAAAGCCAGATATAACCTTAGCAAGTTATCCATAAAGTAACTCTACTTTATATTAGGTGGTTTTTTAACCACGTTTGTAGCTAGTGTACACTCTTACTTCTGTCACTTTCTTAATATTCAAGTAGAAAATGAGACCTTCTCAAGTAGGTTGTAAAACCTCTTTCTGGCTTTTCAAAACAATCTATCATTCAAGATCGGAAGACATTGTAAAAGCTTTTCACTCTCCAAAGAAGCAAGATTTTTCATAAAGGCAGACAAGTAAAGACCATGGAGTGTGCCTGGTGGAGACAGTGATTCTATTAGAATAATAGGTTCAATTAGAATATTATTGGGGTATTCTAATAAGATGCAATTAGAATAtgatcaaatacattttaaaattcttcaaaGCTAAAGTTCACTAGCAAGCTATATTATTAACATAAAAGTAGAAACTGGCAAGCATTATGTAAACAAATTCCACGTCTGCTTTCTTTAAGGTAACAAGATTTTACTAGATTATCAACCTCTTGCTTATCCACAGGAAACAGATGAGGATCATTCCTTTCCTGCATCTAGAAACTGATGACAACACCATCTCACTATCAATGCCAGATGGCAACCATCTAACTCTGAGAAAACAACCAAACACCATTCCTGGATCCCTGCCCACTGCAACAGAGCTTCGCAATACAAGTTGAAAACCACATGATTTTGCATCCTCATTTATATACGTCTATAATCTAACATGTTTCCAGCATAAGAAAGAGTCTGACAATTGCGGGTGTGATTTCAATTTAAAGGTGAATGCACATAAAGAATATATGCAGATAAACTCATCACCCAACATACAgagaaacaattttgaaaaattaaaaacaaaaacaacttcaaTGATGGTCTAGCTTTTCCCTTAAAAAACATAAGCCACCTAAAGCTGGTAGCCCTAAAACAAACCaaagttttgaaatatttccCCTCATTAAAAAGTTTACTCTTCATTAAATTTGCTCAGCATTCTAGGAAGAAAATCTACCACTTTTCACACATTCCTTGTTTAGGCTTACATCCTGttgtttcacttaaaaatattttcaaacacatCATCTCATTTGTACAGTTGGGGAAAACACTGAATCAGAATTTGTCATGCATCTAGACTGAAAGAATAGAACTATTGAGCCTGAAAATTTAGCAAGTGAATTTATTATTAAATTGCAGATTATGCCCAGGCATGAGATATTATTATACAAATGCACAGAGAATTATAGAGCAATAGACCATTATAAACATGACACCATGCTTAAATCAGGTTCTTGTCTGTGGGCCATGCCCGACTATACCTCTTACATAACTGTTCTCCTAAGCTTATAAATTTCAAATATAGTCAAGTGAGCTGAGGGTCAGGATCAAGTTTTTACTCGAACCAAGAttcaaggggggcttccctggtggcgcagtggttgagagtccgcctgccgatgcaggggacacgggttcgtgccccggtccgggaagatcccacatgccacagagcagctgggcccgtgagccatggccgctgagcctgcgtgtccggagcctgtgctccgcaacgggagaggccacaacagtgagaggcccgcataccgaaaaaaaaaaaaaattcaagggaaCTAGAAACCTCTTCACTCTCTCTCCTGCCCCTATCACTTGGTCTTGGGAAAAAGAGGACGTGATAATCAAAGATGATGTGTCTTTGTAACTGACATACACGGAAATCACCTACCGGCTTCCTAAGGCTTAGGCTGAGGGACTGAGGACACTCAGCAGAAGTAAAAAGTTTGAGCAGGGAATGCTActtttagaaaaataagcaaaggttTCACGAAAGgctgatttctgttttaaaatctaaattgtAAAACGCTCATTTGCTAGTGTTGTAAGTGGGCCTTTTCTCCCTGGGATGCACAAGGAACTCACTGACAAGACTCCCAGGGGTGTTGATCCATGCTCTAAGGGTATCAGAATCTCCCCAGACTTTTGTGGTGTGGTGGGGTTGCCAACATTCTCCGAGGTCTACCTAAGTCTTTGAAAGCTACTCGTCCCCATTACCTTAAGCTTTCTGGCATTCACA includes these proteins:
- the ZNF521 gene encoding zinc finger protein 521 isoform X8 gives rise to the protein MQVHERNKDGSQSGSRMEDWKMKDTQKCSQCEEGFDFPEDLQKHIAECHPECSPNEDRAALQCVYCHELFVEETSLMNHMEQMHGGEKKNSCTICSESFHTVEELYSHMDSHQQPESCNHSNSPSLVTVGYTSVSSTTPDSNLSVDSSTMVEAAPPIPKSRGRKRASQQTPDMTVPSSKQAKVTYSCIYCNKQLFSSLAVLQIHLKTMHLDKPEQAHICQYCLEVLPSLYNLNEHLKQVHEAQDPGLIVSAMPAIVYQCNFCSEVVNDLNTLQEHIRCSHGFANPAAKDSNAFFCPHCYMGFLTDSSLEEHIRQVHCDLSGSRFGSPVLGTPKEPVVEVYSCSYCTNSPIFNSVLKLNKHIKENHKNIPLALNYIHNGKKSRALSPLSPVAIEQTSLKMMQAVGGAPARPVGEYICNQCGAKYTSLDGFQTHLKTHLDTVLPKLTCPQCNKEFPNQESLLKHVTIHFMITSTYYICESCDKQFTSVDDLQKHLLDMHTFVFFRCTLCQEVFDSKVSIQLHLAVKHSNEKKVYRCTSCNWDFRNETDLQLHVKHNHLENQGKVHKCIFCGESFGTEVELQCHITTHSKKYNCKFCSKAFHAIILLEKHLREKHCVFDAKTPNCGANGASEQAQKEEVELQTLLTNSQESHNSHDGSEEDVDTSEPMYGCDICGAAYTMETLLQNHQLRDHNIRPGESAIVKKKAELIKGNYKCNVCSRTFFSENGLREHMQTHLGPVKHYMCPICGERFPSLLTLTEHKVTHSKSLDTGNCRICKMPLQSEEEFLEHCQMHPDLRNSLTGFRCVVCMQTVTSTLELKIHGTFHMQKTGNGSAVQTTGRGQHVPKLYKCASCLKEFRSKQDLVKLDINGLPYGLCAGCVNLSKSGSPGISIPPGTSRPGLGQNENLSAMEGKGKAGALKTRCSSCNVKFESESELQNHIQTVHRELVPDGNSTQLKTPQVSPMPRISPSQSDEKKTYQCIKCQMVFYNEWDIQVHVANHMIDEGLNHECKLCSQTFDSPAKLQCHLIEHSFEGMGGTFKCPVCFTVFVQANKLQQHIFSAHGQEDKIYDCTQCPQKFFFQTELQNHTMTQHSS
- the ZNF521 gene encoding zinc finger protein 521 isoform X1, coding for MSRRKQAKPRSLKDPNCELEDKTEDGEAADCKKRPEDGEELEDEAVHSCDSCFQVFESLSDITEHKINRCQLTDGVDVEDDPTCSWPASSPSSKDQTSPSHGEGCDFGEEEGGPGLPYPCQFCDKSFSRLSYLKHHEQSHSDKLPFKCTYCSRLFKHKRSRDRHIKLHTGDKKYHCSECDAAFSRSDHLKIHLKTHTSNKPYKCAICRRGFLSSSSLHGHMQVHERNKDGSQSGSRMEDWKMKDTQKCSQCEEGFDFPEDLQKHIAECHPECSPNEDRAALQCVYCHELFVEETSLMNHMEQMHGGEKKNSCTICSESFHTVEELYSHMDSHQQPESCNHSNSPSLVTVGYTSVSSTTPDSNLSVDSSTMVEAAPPIPKSRGRKRASQQTPDMTVPSSKQAKVTYSCIYCNKQLFSSLAVLQIHLKTMHLDKPEQAHICQYCLEVLPSLYNLNEHLKQVHEAQDPGLIVSAMPAIVYQCNFCSEVVNDLNTLQEHIRCSHGFANPAAKDSNAFFCPHCYMGFLTDSSLEEHIRQVHCDLSGSRFGSPVLGTPKEPVVEVYSCSYCTNSPIFNSVLKLNKHIKENHKNIPLALNYIHNGKKSRALSPLSPVAIEQTSLKMMQAVGGAPARPVGEYICNQCGAKYTSLDGFQTHLKTHLDTVLPKLTCPQCNKEFPNQESLLKHVTIHFMITSTYYICESCDKQFTSVDDLQKHLLDMHTFVFFRCTLCQEVFDSKVSIQLHLAVKHSNEKKVYRCTSCNWDFRNETDLQLHVKHNHLENQGKVHKCIFCGESFGTEVELQCHITTHSKKYNCKFCSKAFHAIILLEKHLREKHCVFDAKTPNCGANGASEQAQKEEVELQTLLTNSQESHNSHDGSEEDVDTSEPMYGCDICGAAYTMETLLQNHQLRDHNIRPGESAIVKKKAELIKGNYKCNVCSRTFFSENGLREHMQTHLGPVKHYMCPICGERFPSLLTLTEHKVTHSKSLDTGNCRICKMPLQSEEEFLEHCQMHPDLRNSLTGFRCVVCMQTVTSTLELKIHGTFHMQKTGNGSAVQTTGRGQHVPKLYKCASCLKEFRSKQDLVKLDINGLPYGLCAGCVNLSKSGSPGISIPPGTSRPGLGQNENLSAMEGKGKAGALKTRCSSCNVKFESESELQNHIQTVHRELVPDGNSTQLKTPQVSPMPRISPSQSDEKKTYQCIKCQMVFYNEWDIQVHVANHMIDEGLNHECKLCSQTFDSPAKLQCHLIEHSFEGMGGTFKCPVCFTVFVQANKLQQHIFSAHGQEDKIYDCTQCPQKFFFQTELQNHTMTQHSS
- the ZNF521 gene encoding zinc finger protein 521 isoform X3, whose amino-acid sequence is MSRRKQAKPRSLKDPNCELEDKTEDGEAADCKKRPEDGEELEDEAVHSCDSCFQVFESLSDITEHKINRCQLTDGVDVEDDPTCSWPASSPSSKDQTSPSHGEGCDFGEEEGGPGLPYPCQFCDKSFSRLSYLKHHEQSHSDKLPFKCTYCSRLFKHKRSRDRHIKLHTGDKKYHCSECDAAFSRSDHLKIHLKTHTSNKPYKCAICRRGFLSSSSLHGHMQVHERNKDGSQSGSRMEDWKMKDTQKCSQCEEGFDFPEDLQKHIAECHPECSPNEDRAALQCVYCHELFVEETSLMNHMEQMHGGEKKNSCTICSESFHTVEELYSHMDSHQQPESCNHSNSPSLVTVGYTSVSSTTPDSNLSVDSSTMVEAAPPIPKSRGRKRASQQTPDMTVPSSKQAKVTYSCIYCNKQLFSSLAVLQIHLKTMHLDKPEQAHICQYCLEVLPSLYNLNEHLKQVHEAQDPGLIVSAMPAIVYQCNFCSEVVNDLNTLQEHIRCSHGFANPAAKDSNAFFCPHCYMGFLTDSSLEEHIRQVHCDLSGSRFGSPVLGTPKEPVVEVYSCSYCTNSPIFNSVLKLNKHIKENHKNIPLALNYIHNGKKSRALSPLSPVAIEQTSLKMMQAVGGAPARPVGEYICNQCGAKYTSLDGFQTHLKTHLDTVLPKLTCPQCNKEFPNQESLLKHVTIHFMITSTYYICESCDKQFTSVDDLQKHLLDMHTFVFFRCTLCQEVFDSKVSIQLHLAVKHSNEKKVYRCTSCNWDFRNETDLQLHVKHNHLENQGKVHKCIFCGESFGTEVELQCHITTHSKKYNCKFCSKAFHAIILLEKHLREKHCVFDAKTPNCGANGASEQAQKEEVELQTLLTNSQESHNSHDGSEEDVDTSEPMYGCDICGAAYTMETLLQNHQLRDHNIRPGESAIVKKKAELIKGNYKCNVCSRTFFSENGLREHMQTHLGPVKHYMCPICGERFPSLLTLTEHKVTHSKSLDTGNCRICKMPLQSEEEFLEHCQMHPDLRNSLTGFRCVVCMQTVTSTLELKIHGTFHMQKTGNGSAVQTTGRGQHVPKLYKCASCLKEFRSKQDLVKLDINGLPYGLCAGCVNLSKSGSPGISIPPGTSRPGLGQNENLSAMEGKGKAGALKTRCSSCNVKFESESELQNHIQTVHRELVPDGNSTQLKTPQVSPMPRISPSQSDEKKTYQCIKCQMVFYNEWDIQVHVANHMIDEGLNHECKLCSQTFDSPAKLQCHLIEHSFEGMGGTFKCPVCFTVFVQANKLQQHIFSAHGQEDKIYDCTQCPQKFFFQTELQCKYAPFPP
- the ZNF521 gene encoding zinc finger protein 521 isoform X2, producing MSRRKQAKPRSLKDPNCELEDKTEDGEAADCKKRPEDGEELEDEAVHSCDSCFQVFESLSDITEHKINRCQLTDGVDVEDDPTCSWPASSPSSKDQTSPSHGEGCDFGEEEGGPGLPYPCQFCDKSFSRLSYLKHHEQSHSDKLPFKCTYCSRLFKHKRSRDRHIKLHTGDKKYHCSECDAAFSRSDHLKIHLKTHTSNKPYKCAICRRGFLSSSSLHGHMQVHERNKDGSQSGSRMEDWKMKDTQKCSQCEEGFDFPEDLQKHIAECHPECSPNEDRAALQCVYCHELFVEETSLMNHMEQMHGGEKKNSCTICSESFHTVEELYSHMDSHQQPESCNHSNSPSLVTVGYTSVSSTTPDSNLSVDSSTMVEAAPPIPKSRGRKRASQQTPDMTVPSSKQAKVTYSCIYCNKQLFSSLAVLQIHLKTMHLDKPEQAHICQYCLEVLPSLYNLNEHLKQVHEAQDPGLIVSAMPAIVYQCNFCSEVVNDLNTLQEHIRCSHGFANPAAKDSNAFFCPHCYMGFLTDSSLEEHIRQVHCDLSGSRFGSPVLGTPKEPVVEVYSCSYCTNSPIFNSVLKLNKHIKENHKNIPLALNYIHNGKKSRALSPLSPVAIEQTSLKMMQAVGGAPARPVGEYICNQCGAKYTSLDGFQTHLKTHLDTVLPKLTCPQCNKEFPNQESLLKHVTIHFMITSTYYICESCDKQFTSVDDLQKHLLDMHTFVFFRCTLCQEVFDSKVSIQLHLAVKHSNEKKVYRCTSCNWDFRNETDLQLHVKHNHLENQGKVHKCIFCGESFGTEVELQCHITTHSKKYNCKFCSKAFHAIILLEKHLREKHCVFDAKTPNCGANGASEQAQKEEVELQTLLTNSQESHNSHDGSEEDVDTSEPMYGCDICGAAYTMETLLQNHQLRDHNIRPGESAIVKKKAELIKGNYKCNVCSRTFFSENGLREHMQTHLGPVKHYMCPICGERFPSLLTLTEHKVTHSKSLDTGNCRICKMPLQSEEEFLEHCQMHPDLRNSLTGFRCVVCMQTVTSTLELKIHGTFHMQKTGNGSAVQTTGRGQHVPKLYKCASCLKEFRSKQDLVKLDINGLPYGLCAGCVNLSKSGSPGISIPPGTSRPGLGQNENLSAMEGKGKAGALKTRCSSCNVKFESESELQNHIQTVHRELVPDGNSTQLKTPQVSPMPRISPSQSDEKTYQCIKCQMVFYNEWDIQVHVANHMIDEGLNHECKLCSQTFDSPAKLQCHLIEHSFEGMGGTFKCPVCFTVFVQANKLQQHIFSAHGQEDKIYDCTQCPQKFFFQTELQNHTMTQHSS